One region of Salinibacterium sp. TMP30 genomic DNA includes:
- a CDS encoding DEAD/DEAH box helicase has protein sequence MSNVLGKFSPATREWFEGAFDAATPAQLGAWDAVSSGANALVVAPTGSGKTLAAFLWAIDQLASSPAPANPKQRTRVLYISPLKALGVDVERNLRAPLVGVTQTARRLGLGEPDITVGVRSGDTTAQDRRLLARLPPDILITTPESLYLMLTSAARETLKNVDTVIIDEVHAVAATKRGAHLALSLERLDALLPKPVQRIGLSATVRPIDEVARFLGGRAPVTIVHPPSAKTFELSVVVPVADMTIPGTVAAARGKSGAGGGAGGRAGSGAGSGSGSSSGGDGFDAEATPESAASLWPHVEERIVDAILEHRSTIVFANSRRLAERLTARLNEIYDERMSDGSVDGADAVLPSQASADAAAYAAPQQPWKPPAQMMAQGGSTMGAAPLLARAHHGSVSKDQRAIIEDDLKTGVLRCVVATSSLELGIDMGAVDLVIQVESPPSVASGLQRIGRAGHQVGEISKGMLFPKHRTDLIHTSVAVERMRSGQIEALAVPTNPLDVLAQQTVAAVALDEIDIEDWFDTVRRSAPFSTLPRSAFDATLDLLSGLYPSDEFSELRPRVVWDRVAGTLSGRPGSQRLAVTSGGTIPDRGLFGVFMIGGEAGAPGRRVGELDEEMVYESRVGDIFALGTTSWRIENITHDQVLVSPAFGQPGRVPFWKGDGLGRPAELGEAIGAFTKEIATASADDARARAESIGLDEHAVANLLALVTEQKAATGHVPSDTTLVVERFRDELGDWRVVLHSPYGMPVHAPWALAITARIREQLGVDGAAMAGDDGIVVRIPDTDAAPPGADLFVFDADELEQIVTEEVGGSALFAARFRECAARALLLPRRDPGKRSPLWQQRQRASQLLDVARKYPSFPIVLETVREVLQDVYDLPALTALTKRIASRSIRVMETETEVPSPFARSLLFGYMAAFVYEGDSPLAERRAAALSLDPALLAELLGRAELRELLDPGVIEQTELELQRLTPERHARDAEGLVDLLRVLGPQTVAEIEARSLVTGAALATDLAGLAAANRVLEVTIAGERRWAGIEDAARLRDALGVPLPIGVPAAFIEPVDDPVGDLVSRYARTHGPFTLADAAARFGLGTAVVNDTLRRLAADRRVVDGEFRPGASGTEWCSVDVLRRLRSRSLAALRQEVEPVSHATLGRFLPAWQHVSAAGDSLRGVDGLAQVIDQLAGYSAPASAWENFILSARIRDYSPAWLDELTTSGEVVWAGQGALAGSDGWISLHPAATAALTLPEPDRDGVSELQQSILDALGGGGAFFFRQLSNQIGSTDDKLLLKELWDLVWRSLITNDSFAPLRAHLGGAVRATRAPRPARARAYRGSVSTVAQAGPPSASGRWALLDAAEGDTTVRAKSTAELMLERHAVVTRGAVVSEGIRGGFALTYRVLSGFEETGRARRGYFIDGLGAAQFATGATVDRLRGFTRDPDAAPELRAITLAATDPANPYGAALGWPGLGGESAGAEASVAGDDGSTLSAGAVASAKSRADAPKKHRPGRKAGAIVVLVDGHLALYLERGGKSLLAFDTEPAVVDAATRSLTSTLRGTLPKLRIEKVNGDFAVGTPVGKALVEAGFVATPQGLRLRA, from the coding sequence AACCCGAAACAGCGCACGCGGGTGCTCTACATTTCTCCGCTGAAAGCTCTCGGCGTTGACGTTGAGCGCAACCTCCGCGCGCCACTCGTGGGGGTCACGCAGACCGCACGCCGGTTGGGGCTCGGCGAGCCAGACATCACCGTGGGGGTGCGCTCGGGAGACACCACCGCGCAAGACCGCCGCCTGCTGGCGCGTCTGCCTCCCGACATCCTGATTACGACACCAGAGTCGCTGTATCTGATGCTCACCTCGGCGGCCCGCGAAACGCTCAAGAATGTTGACACCGTCATCATCGACGAAGTGCATGCGGTCGCCGCCACCAAGCGCGGTGCCCACCTTGCACTGTCGTTGGAACGGTTGGATGCTCTGCTCCCGAAACCCGTGCAGCGCATCGGCCTCTCGGCCACCGTGCGCCCCATCGACGAGGTTGCTCGTTTTCTCGGCGGGCGCGCTCCTGTGACGATAGTGCACCCGCCGTCGGCGAAGACTTTTGAGTTGAGCGTCGTGGTTCCGGTGGCCGATATGACGATCCCGGGCACGGTTGCTGCTGCGCGCGGAAAGAGCGGTGCGGGCGGCGGTGCGGGCGGCAGGGCCGGGTCGGGCGCCGGGTCGGGTTCCGGTTCCAGTTCCGGCGGCGACGGCTTTGATGCTGAGGCGACTCCGGAGTCTGCGGCATCGCTGTGGCCGCACGTTGAGGAGCGCATTGTCGATGCGATTCTCGAACACCGTTCCACAATTGTGTTTGCCAATTCGCGTCGCCTTGCCGAACGACTCACTGCCCGCCTTAATGAGATTTATGATGAGCGGATGAGCGACGGCAGCGTCGACGGTGCCGATGCCGTGCTCCCATCGCAGGCCAGTGCGGATGCTGCCGCCTACGCCGCACCGCAGCAACCTTGGAAGCCGCCCGCCCAGATGATGGCGCAGGGCGGATCCACGATGGGGGCTGCCCCGCTGCTGGCTCGCGCGCACCACGGCTCCGTCAGCAAAGACCAGCGTGCGATCATCGAAGACGACCTCAAGACCGGGGTGCTGCGCTGCGTCGTCGCGACTAGCTCGCTCGAGCTCGGTATTGATATGGGGGCGGTTGATCTGGTGATTCAGGTCGAGTCGCCGCCCTCGGTCGCGAGTGGGCTTCAGCGCATTGGGCGAGCCGGGCATCAGGTGGGGGAAATCTCTAAGGGCATGTTGTTCCCGAAGCACCGCACCGACCTCATCCACACTTCTGTTGCTGTTGAGCGGATGCGTAGCGGCCAGATTGAGGCGCTTGCGGTTCCGACGAATCCGCTCGATGTGCTCGCACAACAGACTGTCGCGGCTGTTGCCCTCGACGAGATCGATATCGAGGACTGGTTCGATACTGTGCGTCGCAGCGCACCATTCTCGACCCTGCCCCGGAGCGCTTTCGACGCGACGCTTGACCTGCTGAGCGGGCTTTATCCGAGTGACGAATTCTCTGAGCTACGACCCCGCGTGGTGTGGGATCGCGTCGCCGGAACGCTCAGTGGCCGCCCCGGCTCGCAACGCCTTGCCGTCACGTCTGGTGGCACCATCCCCGACCGCGGGCTGTTTGGCGTTTTCATGATCGGCGGTGAAGCGGGCGCCCCCGGCCGTCGCGTCGGTGAACTTGACGAAGAGATGGTCTACGAATCTCGCGTCGGTGACATTTTCGCCCTTGGCACTACGAGCTGGCGCATCGAGAACATCACCCACGATCAGGTGCTTGTCTCCCCTGCCTTCGGGCAACCCGGCCGGGTACCGTTCTGGAAGGGTGATGGCCTGGGCCGCCCCGCAGAGTTGGGTGAAGCTATCGGGGCCTTCACAAAAGAAATTGCGACCGCATCCGCTGATGACGCTCGCGCCCGTGCCGAGTCGATCGGGCTCGACGAGCACGCGGTGGCCAACCTGCTCGCTCTCGTCACCGAGCAAAAGGCGGCGACCGGGCACGTTCCGAGCGACACCACCCTCGTGGTGGAACGCTTTAGGGATGAGCTTGGCGACTGGCGCGTGGTACTACATTCCCCGTACGGCATGCCCGTGCACGCGCCCTGGGCGTTGGCGATTACCGCCCGCATTCGCGAACAGTTGGGGGTGGATGGCGCAGCCATGGCCGGTGACGATGGCATCGTCGTGCGCATCCCCGACACCGATGCCGCCCCACCCGGTGCGGATCTCTTTGTGTTCGACGCGGATGAGCTTGAGCAGATTGTCACCGAAGAAGTGGGCGGTTCGGCGCTGTTTGCTGCGCGCTTTAGGGAGTGTGCCGCCCGCGCTCTGCTGTTGCCGCGCCGCGACCCCGGCAAGCGTTCACCACTGTGGCAGCAACGTCAACGTGCTTCCCAACTGTTGGATGTTGCCCGCAAGTATCCGAGTTTTCCGATCGTGCTCGAGACCGTGCGCGAAGTGCTGCAGGATGTGTACGACCTGCCCGCGCTCACGGCGCTGACGAAGCGGATCGCGAGCCGCAGCATCCGCGTCATGGAGACAGAGACCGAGGTGCCATCGCCCTTCGCTCGAAGTCTCCTGTTTGGCTATATGGCCGCTTTCGTATACGAGGGAGATTCGCCGCTGGCCGAGCGTCGCGCTGCTGCGCTGTCGCTTGACCCGGCGCTGCTCGCTGAGCTGTTGGGTCGTGCGGAGCTGCGGGAACTGCTCGACCCCGGCGTGATCGAACAGACCGAGCTGGAGCTGCAGCGGCTCACGCCCGAGCGTCATGCCCGCGATGCTGAGGGGCTCGTTGATCTGTTGCGGGTGCTCGGCCCGCAGACCGTTGCCGAGATCGAAGCGCGTTCGCTGGTTACCGGTGCTGCGCTGGCTACCGACCTCGCCGGGCTTGCCGCCGCCAACCGCGTGCTCGAGGTGACGATTGCGGGCGAGCGCCGCTGGGCCGGTATCGAGGATGCTGCCCGTCTGCGCGATGCTCTCGGGGTGCCACTGCCGATTGGTGTTCCCGCCGCCTTTATCGAACCGGTTGACGATCCGGTGGGCGACCTTGTGAGTCGCTATGCCCGAACCCACGGACCCTTCACACTGGCGGATGCCGCGGCCCGCTTCGGTCTCGGAACGGCCGTTGTCAACGACACCCTCCGTCGCCTCGCGGCGGACCGTCGTGTCGTTGATGGCGAGTTTCGCCCTGGCGCTTCCGGCACCGAGTGGTGCTCGGTCGATGTGTTGCGTCGCCTGCGCAGCCGCTCTCTTGCGGCTCTCCGCCAAGAGGTGGAACCCGTTTCGCACGCAACGCTTGGCCGGTTCTTGCCGGCTTGGCAGCACGTGTCTGCGGCGGGTGACTCATTGCGCGGGGTTGACGGTCTTGCCCAGGTGATCGACCAGCTGGCGGGATATTCGGCCCCGGCATCCGCGTGGGAGAACTTCATTCTGAGTGCCCGCATTCGGGACTATTCGCCGGCCTGGCTTGATGAGTTGACCACTTCGGGTGAGGTGGTGTGGGCGGGGCAGGGTGCGTTGGCGGGCAGTGATGGCTGGATCAGTTTGCACCCCGCCGCTACGGCGGCGCTGACCCTGCCGGAGCCTGATCGTGATGGTGTTAGCGAACTGCAGCAGAGCATTCTGGATGCGTTGGGTGGCGGTGGCGCGTTCTTTTTCCGTCAGTTGTCGAACCAGATTGGCAGCACCGATGACAAGCTGCTGCTGAAGGAGCTGTGGGATCTGGTGTGGCGTTCGCTCATCACCAATGACAGTTTTGCGCCGTTGCGTGCGCACCTGGGTGGTGCTGTGCGTGCGACTCGGGCACCTCGTCCGGCGCGCGCGCGTGCCTACCGTGGCAGTGTTTCGACGGTGGCGCAGGCCGGACCACCGAGCGCTTCGGGGCGGTGGGCGCTCCTCGACGCCGCCGAGGGCGATACGACCGTTCGCGCCAAGTCGACGGCCGAACTCATGCTCGAACGGCACGCGGTCGTTACTCGCGGCGCTGTCGTGAGTGAGGGCATCCGCGGCGGCTTCGCGCTGACCTACCGGGTGCTGAGTGGCTTCGAAGAGACCGGCCGCGCACGACGCGGCTACTTCATCGACGGTCTCGGTGCTGCCCAGTTCGCGACCGGAGCCACCGTCGACCGCCTGCGTGGTTTCACTCGGGACCCGGATGCCGCACCCGAACTTCGTGCGATCACTCTCGCCGCGACAGACCCCGCGAACCCCTACGGGGCTGCACTCGGGTGGCCGGGGCTGGGCGGCGAATCCGCGGGTGCAGAGGCGAGCGTCGCGGGTGACGACGGCTCGACTCTGAGCGCTGGCGCCGTAGCATCAGCCAAGTCCCGCGCTGATGCCCCCAAGAAACATCGTCCCGGTCGCAAGGCCGGCGCAATTGTGGTGCTCGTTGATGGCCACCTCGCCCTCTACCTTGAGCGTGGAGGCAAGTCATTGCTCGCTTTTGATACCGAACCTGCCGTGGTGGATGCGGCAACACGCTCGCTCACGAGCACCCTGCGCGGCACCCTCCCGAAGCTGCGCATCGAGAAAGTGAATGGCGACTTCGCCGTCGGAACCCCCGTGGGCAAAGCCCTCGTAGAGGCCGGGTTTGTGGCAACACCGCAGGGGTTGAGGCTCCGTGCCTGA